The Methanospirillum lacunae region GTTCGATGATCAGGTCTGTTATCTGTCCGGTATCAAAATCAACCATAAGGTTGCGCAGCTCGCCGATGGCTTTCCCGTCGTTGGTCATGATCTGCTTGCGGGAGAGGCTCCGTGCAAGTACCGCTTTCATAACAGATTTTTCGGTCGTGAACGATATTAAAGATACTTTTTTGAAAGGGTATTTCACCAGGTTATCCCCCGCAACAGGCTCGCAGATGATTATGACCACCAGGAGCGTCTGATGAGCGCAAAACTTATGGATTTAGTTTTGTTTAGACGGTCTCATTCATGACCCA contains the following coding sequences:
- a CDS encoding PRC-barrel domain-containing protein, with translation MKAVLARSLSRKQIMTNDGKAIGELRNLMVDFDTGQITDLIIEPDETYDTTGYQMDGDRMMVPFESVRDIKDFIVIDRYLSRM